The following are encoded together in the Parabacteroides chongii genome:
- a CDS encoding AAA family ATPase, with translation MSQTVDIRELNERIESKSSFVNMITMGMDQVIVGQKHLVESLLIGLLSDGHILLEGVPGLAKTLAIKTLSSLIDAKYSRIQFTPDLLPADVIGTMIYSQKSEEFQVKQGPVFANFVLADEINRAPAKVQSALLEAMQERQVTISENTYKLPEPFLVMATQNPIEQEGTYPLPEAQVDRFMMKVIINYPKKEEEKLIIRQNISGVKPDIKPILTKNEILEARKVVREVYLDEKIERYIVDIVFATRFPQEHGLANLSNMISFGASPRASINLALAARAYAFIKRRGYVIPEDIRAVCHDVMRHRIGLSYEAEANNLTSEEVISEILNKVEVP, from the coding sequence ATGAGTCAGACAGTAGACATTCGTGAGTTGAATGAACGGATTGAGAGTAAAAGTTCGTTCGTAAACATGATTACGATGGGCATGGACCAGGTAATTGTAGGACAGAAGCATTTGGTGGAATCTTTATTGATCGGTCTGCTTTCAGATGGGCATATCCTTCTTGAAGGTGTACCCGGTTTGGCTAAGACCTTGGCCATTAAAACATTGTCTTCACTGATCGATGCAAAATACAGTCGAATACAGTTTACACCGGACTTGCTGCCGGCCGACGTGATCGGTACTATGATTTATAGTCAGAAAAGCGAAGAATTTCAGGTAAAACAAGGCCCGGTCTTCGCTAATTTTGTGTTGGCGGATGAAATTAACCGTGCACCGGCTAAAGTTCAGAGTGCACTTTTGGAAGCCATGCAGGAACGCCAGGTGACAATCAGCGAAAATACGTATAAACTGCCGGAACCGTTCCTGGTAATGGCTACGCAGAACCCGATCGAGCAGGAAGGTACTTATCCGCTGCCGGAAGCGCAGGTCGACCGTTTCATGATGAAAGTGATCATTAACTATCCGAAGAAAGAGGAAGAAAAGTTGATCATTCGTCAGAATATCTCCGGCGTGAAACCGGACATCAAACCGATCCTGACAAAGAATGAAATTTTGGAAGCCCGTAAAGTGGTCCGCGAAGTATATTTGGACGAAAAGATCGAACGATATATCGTCGATATCGTATTTGCTACCCGTTTCCCGCAGGAACATGGTTTGGCAAATCTGTCTAACATGATTTCTTTCGGTGCATCTCCCCGTGCTTCTATCAATCTGGCACTCGCTGCACGCGCTTACGCATTCATCAAACGCCGAGGTTATGTGATTCCTGAAGATATCCGTGCCGTGTGTCATGACGTGATGCGTCACCGTATCGGTTTGAGTTATGAAGCGGAAGCCAATAATTTGACATCAGAGGAGGTTATCAGCGAAATCCTTAATAAGGTAGAAGTACCTTAA
- a CDS encoding universal stress protein, with protein MEDKLVTLAIHTFEKAQILKTILETEGIEVYIHNVNQIQPVVSAGVRVRIKESDLPHALRIIEDSKWLSEDAPEEVAAQQVKKILIPVDFSDYSIKACELGINYAYHAGAEVMIMHAYFSPYFPSAIPMGDTLAYQVNEEESVQNVLKRVQIDMENICTLINRKIQSGELPKVKYNYILREGLPEEEILAYCKEYHPTLIVMGTRGKSQKEMDLIGSVTGEVIEVNKVPVLAIPENVRFNDLSEAKNIAFATSFNQRDLVAFDEFMELVKGYDIQIHLFNISTSKNEWNEIRLTGVREYFQKQYPDANITYSVLADGDLLLAIEKFVRDEQIDVIALSTYRRNILARMFNPSIARKMLFHTDTPLLVMHA; from the coding sequence ATGGAAGATAAATTAGTAACATTGGCTATTCACACGTTCGAGAAAGCACAAATCCTGAAAACAATACTTGAGACGGAAGGAATTGAAGTTTATATACATAATGTAAATCAGATTCAACCGGTTGTTTCAGCAGGTGTTCGTGTGAGAATTAAGGAGAGTGATCTGCCCCATGCCTTGCGCATTATTGAGGACAGCAAATGGCTTAGTGAGGATGCTCCGGAAGAAGTTGCAGCCCAGCAGGTAAAGAAGATCCTGATCCCGGTTGATTTTTCTGATTATTCCATTAAGGCTTGTGAGCTGGGTATCAATTATGCTTATCATGCAGGTGCAGAAGTCATGATCATGCATGCCTATTTCAGTCCCTATTTCCCTTCGGCAATTCCTATGGGAGATACACTGGCTTACCAGGTGAATGAAGAAGAGTCTGTACAGAATGTGTTGAAACGTGTACAGATCGATATGGAAAATATCTGTACTTTGATCAACCGTAAAATACAGTCTGGCGAATTACCGAAAGTAAAATATAATTATATACTTCGGGAAGGCTTGCCTGAAGAAGAAATTTTGGCTTATTGCAAAGAATATCATCCAACGCTTATTGTCATGGGTACGCGTGGAAAGAGCCAGAAAGAAATGGATCTGATCGGCAGTGTCACAGGTGAAGTAATCGAGGTTAATAAGGTTCCGGTTCTGGCTATTCCTGAAAACGTACGGTTCAATGATTTAAGCGAAGCCAAGAATATCGCATTTGCAACTTCTTTCAATCAGCGTGACCTGGTAGCTTTCGACGAGTTTATGGAATTAGTGAAAGGATATGATATTCAGATTCACCTGTTCAATATATCGACCAGTAAAAATGAATGGAATGAAATACGTTTAACGGGTGTCCGTGAATATTTCCAAAAACAATATCCGGATGCGAATATCACTTATTCAGTATTGGCTGACGGTGATTTATTACTGGCTATTGAAAAGTTCGTGCGTGACGAGCAGATCGATGTAATAGCATTAAGCACATATCGCCGGAATATCCTGGCGCGTATGTTCAATCCGTCTATAGCACGTAAGATGTTGTTCCATACAGATACGCCATTGCTGGTGATGCATGCTTAA
- a CDS encoding tetratricopeptide repeat protein, with protein sequence MKTSIKMKKILFFLLIQCLALTAYAQDAAIKEAEAAYTKEDYGKAIELYEGILKSNGDSPEIFYNLGNAYYKAGKIASAILNYERALALDPGDSDVRFNLQMARQKTVDKIEPVDGFFLSRWFDSIQNMGAADSWAKTGIVCFILFIGCLILFFFSKQIRLKKVGFYLGVLLLLCVIISNIFARNQKNELVNRTHAIVFAPTVTVKSSPDASGTDLFILHEGTKVSVKSTLGEWSEIALEDGNVGWMPTKDIETI encoded by the coding sequence ATGAAGACGAGTATAAAGATGAAAAAAATATTGTTTTTTCTATTGATTCAGTGTCTGGCATTAACAGCTTATGCGCAGGATGCAGCGATCAAAGAAGCTGAAGCTGCATATACGAAAGAGGATTATGGAAAGGCAATCGAATTATATGAAGGGATACTGAAAAGTAATGGCGATTCTCCTGAGATATTCTATAATTTGGGAAACGCCTATTATAAAGCAGGTAAGATAGCCTCTGCTATCTTGAATTACGAACGGGCACTTGCCTTGGATCCGGGTGACAGCGATGTCCGCTTTAACCTGCAGATGGCGCGTCAGAAGACAGTTGACAAAATTGAACCTGTTGACGGATTTTTCCTGTCCAGATGGTTTGATTCTATCCAGAATATGGGGGCAGCCGACTCATGGGCTAAAACAGGAATTGTTTGCTTCATTCTGTTTATCGGGTGTTTGATCTTATTTTTCTTTTCAAAGCAGATTCGCTTGAAGAAGGTCGGTTTCTATTTGGGAGTATTGCTTCTGTTGTGTGTGATCATTTCAAACATTTTTGCAAGAAACCAGAAGAATGAGCTTGTAAACCGTACACATGCTATCGTTTTTGCTCCAACGGTGACTGTGAAAAGTTCTCCTGATGCAAGTGGCACTGATTTGTTCATTTTGCACGAAGGAACAAAAGTCTCTGTAAAAAGTACATTGGGCGAATGGAGCGAAATTGCATTGGAAGACGGAAATGTTGGCTGGATGCCGACTAAAGATATTGAAACAATCTGA
- a CDS encoding DUF58 domain-containing protein has protein sequence METSELLKKVRRIEIKTRGLSRNIFAGQYHSAFKGRGMAFSEVREYQYGDDIRDIDWNVTARYVRPYVKVFEEERELTVMLLIDVSGSRDFGSVNVMKKEVITEIAATLAFSAIQNNDKIGVVFFSDKIEKFIPPQKGKKHILYIIRELIDFKPQDTKTDIGQVLKFLTNAIKKRCTTFLISDFIDKEGFKDALTIANRKHDVVAIQVYDRRETELPSVGLMKIKDAETGAERWIDSSSARVREAYKEWWDRRQAAMSDSFKKCRVDSVSIRTEDDYVKALIALFDKRS, from the coding sequence ATGGAAACAAGTGAACTATTAAAGAAAGTCCGGCGAATCGAGATAAAGACCCGTGGCTTGTCGCGCAATATTTTTGCAGGACAATACCATTCGGCGTTTAAAGGTCGTGGTATGGCGTTCAGTGAAGTTCGCGAATACCAGTACGGCGATGATATCCGCGATATCGACTGGAATGTGACGGCTCGTTATGTTCGCCCTTACGTAAAGGTGTTTGAAGAAGAGCGAGAGCTGACCGTGATGTTGCTGATCGACGTGTCGGGTAGTAGAGACTTTGGTTCCGTGAACGTAATGAAGAAAGAGGTGATTACCGAGATTGCTGCTACACTGGCGTTTTCTGCCATACAGAACAACGATAAGATCGGTGTGGTGTTCTTCTCTGACAAAATAGAGAAATTTATCCCTCCGCAGAAAGGGAAAAAGCATATTCTTTATATCATTCGCGAACTAATTGATTTCAAACCTCAGGATACGAAGACCGATATCGGTCAGGTTCTGAAATTCCTGACCAACGCCATTAAGAAACGTTGTACGACATTTCTGATATCCGATTTTATCGATAAGGAAGGTTTCAAGGACGCCCTGACGATTGCCAACCGCAAACATGACGTGGTGGCTATCCAGGTATATGACCGTCGGGAAACTGAATTGCCGTCTGTCGGACTGATGAAAATAAAAGATGCTGAAACAGGAGCAGAACGCTGGATCGACAGTTCTTCTGCCCGTGTCCGTGAAGCCTATAAGGAATGGTGGGACCGTCGGCAGGCAGCGATGAGCGATTCGTTCAAGAAATGCCGTGTCGATTCAGTGTCTATTCGTACGGAAGATGATTATGTGAAAGCATTGATTGCTCTTTTTGATAAACGTAGTTAA
- a CDS encoding HU family DNA-binding protein: MNSRLTIQDLAGLLAERTGKERSSSEQFLREFITIVSQGVFTDKIAKVKGLGTFKIVLVEKRESIHVNTGERFTIPAHYKFSFLPDKELRELVNKPFSFFETEELNEGVDFTDLDISKEVEDKEIEDESVEEILPSSVPDETEEVVESDLQTAEIVENKTEEIADESIEQEPAEIKEAEEPVPEEPQESVEEPAETEQSEPETEKAAEEPTEQSEEETQQPSIATDFSETDYQFEDEESAPSHWVRVWVSVGVVALVAVASFFLYQNRSFFLGPEIPKTSSLVGNSLPGSAVASPDTVQIENTDEVIAVEEEKPDTVSTVSPEQTTEPATQTPKVLAKVKIEPGSRLTLISLEYYGSKIFWVYLYEFNKSVIKDPNNVPVGTEIQVPAPEVYGIDRYSRASVDKAAARQTEILSGNL, translated from the coding sequence ATGAATAGTCGGCTAACGATACAAGACCTGGCTGGTTTACTCGCCGAGCGTACCGGAAAGGAAAGGAGTAGCTCTGAGCAATTCCTCCGGGAGTTTATTACAATCGTATCACAGGGTGTTTTCACAGATAAAATAGCCAAAGTGAAGGGATTGGGAACCTTTAAAATTGTTTTGGTAGAAAAACGGGAAAGTATTCATGTGAATACAGGAGAGCGTTTTACAATTCCGGCACATTATAAGTTCTCTTTTCTGCCTGATAAGGAGTTGCGTGAATTGGTAAATAAGCCATTTTCCTTCTTCGAGACGGAAGAACTGAATGAGGGTGTTGATTTTACGGATCTGGATATATCGAAGGAGGTTGAAGATAAAGAAATTGAAGACGAGTCGGTTGAAGAGATACTTCCTTCTTCTGTTCCGGATGAAACAGAAGAAGTAGTCGAGTCTGATTTACAAACTGCAGAGATTGTAGAAAATAAGACGGAAGAAATAGCTGATGAATCCATTGAACAGGAACCGGCCGAAATAAAAGAAGCGGAAGAACCTGTTCCTGAAGAACCCCAGGAGAGTGTAGAGGAGCCTGCTGAGACGGAACAGTCGGAGCCCGAAACTGAAAAGGCTGCAGAAGAACCGACTGAACAGTCAGAAGAAGAAACACAGCAACCATCTATAGCAACTGATTTTAGTGAAACGGATTACCAGTTTGAAGACGAAGAATCGGCTCCGTCCCATTGGGTGAGAGTCTGGGTTTCGGTTGGTGTCGTAGCCCTGGTTGCCGTGGCAAGTTTCTTTTTGTATCAGAATCGTAGCTTCTTCCTGGGACCGGAAATACCGAAAACCTCTTCATTGGTTGGTAATTCCTTGCCGGGTTCGGCAGTTGCTTCCCCCGATACTGTTCAAATAGAAAATACAGACGAAGTCATTGCTGTGGAAGAAGAGAAGCCGGATACAGTTTCTACCGTATCTCCGGAACAAACAACTGAACCTGCTACGCAAACGCCTAAGGTTTTGGCTAAAGTGAAAATAGAGCCTGGAAGCCGGTTGACTTTGATTTCCCTTGAATATTATGGAAGTAAGATCTTTTGGGTTTACTTGTATGAGTTCAATAAATCGGTGATCAAAGATCCTAACAACGTTCCGGTAGGCACTGAAATACAAGTCCCTGCTCCGGAAGTATACGGTATAGACAGATATAGTCGTGCTTCCGTAGATAAAGCAGCGGCACGTCAGACAGAAATACTGAGCGGAAATTTGTAA
- a CDS encoding tetratricopeptide repeat protein produces the protein MYAQKAERKNVREGNKLYSNEKFTESEIAYRKSLEVNPRSVEGTYNLGNALYKQKKFPEAAEQYQLLTGQAEKMVETEEGKARLAGVFHNLGDISMQSKEYAKSVEAFKQSLRLNPQDDETRYNLALAQKLLEDQQNQDQDQNQDQQNEDKKEDQENKDDQQQQDQQQQQQDDQKENKTQQEQQQNEQMSQDNAQQMLDAFLQDEKNTQEKVKKAQAQQQQRRKTDKEW, from the coding sequence ATGTATGCCCAGAAGGCTGAACGTAAGAATGTACGGGAAGGAAACAAGTTGTACAGCAACGAGAAGTTTACCGAATCGGAAATCGCTTACCGTAAAAGCTTGGAGGTAAATCCCCGTTCTGTTGAAGGTACTTACAACCTGGGAAATGCTTTATATAAACAGAAAAAGTTTCCGGAAGCAGCCGAGCAATATCAGTTGCTGACCGGACAGGCAGAGAAGATGGTCGAAACAGAAGAGGGGAAAGCCCGTCTTGCCGGTGTCTTCCATAATTTGGGTGATATCAGTATGCAGAGTAAAGAATATGCCAAGAGCGTGGAAGCATTCAAACAATCCCTGCGTCTGAATCCGCAGGATGATGAGACCCGCTACAATCTGGCATTGGCACAGAAGTTGCTCGAAGATCAGCAAAATCAGGATCAGGATCAAAACCAGGATCAGCAGAACGAGGATAAAAAAGAAGATCAGGAAAATAAAGATGATCAACAGCAACAAGACCAGCAGCAACAGCAGCAGGATGACCAAAAAGAAAATAAGACTCAGCAAGAACAGCAGCAGAATGAACAAATGAGTCAGGACAACGCTCAGCAGATGTTGGATGCATTCCTGCAAGACGAAAAGAATACGCAGGAAAAAGTGAAGAAGGCACAGGCCCAACAACAGCAGCGTCGTAAAACAGATAAAGAGTGGTAA
- a CDS encoding histone H1 produces MKELVDKINVAIEEFSTNAKAQVENGNKAAGTRARKASLELEKLLKEFRKASIEASK; encoded by the coding sequence ATGAAAGAGTTAGTAGACAAAATCAATGTAGCAATTGAAGAGTTTAGCACAAATGCTAAAGCACAGGTTGAAAATGGTAACAAGGCAGCAGGTACACGTGCTCGCAAGGCTTCTTTGGAACTAGAGAAGTTGCTGAAAGAATTTAGAAAAGCATCTATCGAAGCATCTAAATAG
- a CDS encoding BatD family protein, which produces MRKLAFLFVLFLTAGMMAKAADVTFKAVAPSAVVMGQQFRLAYTVNAEAKASDLRIPELADFDVLMGPSTSSSMSTQIINGNVSSETAFTFTYILMPKKEGTFNIGAASIKVKGANYTSNALSINVLPPDKAAEAAGGTGSGQSASIGKDDYFVRMEVSDRSVYEQEGFLVTFKLYAARMCGLDNAKFPEFEGFLAQEIEQPDPQWIQAHYNGRNYFTVVLKQTVLYPQRSGKLTIESGKFDAVIRVPTQRKIRSIFDDFADTYDNVKKILVSSPVTIDVKALPSGKPASFSGAVGNFTMTSDINSNNVKTNDAVTIKLKITGNGNIKLIKNPEVVFPNDFDIFDPKVETDVKTTAAGVSGSKTIEYMAIPRYAGDFEIPAISFSYFDPKSATYKTLKSEPYKLHVEQGEGGSSSSPVVSNFSNKESVKYLGKDIRFLKVKDFNFVANNDIFFGSFMYYMCYLVPAILFIVFFFIYRKQVKENSNIALVRTKKANKIAVKRLKNAGKLMKENKKEEFYDEVLRALWGYLSDKLNISQASLTKDNVETELTRYGVDEALINEFMDILNTCEFARYAPAQASDAMDKLYELTVDAIGKMENTIKKQ; this is translated from the coding sequence ATGAGAAAATTAGCTTTCTTATTCGTTCTCTTTCTAACAGCCGGGATGATGGCAAAGGCCGCTGACGTGACCTTTAAAGCTGTCGCTCCGAGTGCTGTTGTGATGGGGCAACAATTCAGATTAGCATACACCGTAAATGCAGAAGCGAAGGCCAGCGATCTTCGTATACCTGAACTTGCGGATTTTGATGTCCTGATGGGACCTTCTACTTCCAGTAGTATGAGTACTCAGATTATCAACGGAAATGTATCATCTGAGACGGCATTCACATTTACTTATATCCTGATGCCTAAAAAGGAAGGTACATTCAATATCGGGGCAGCATCCATAAAAGTAAAAGGAGCGAATTATACATCCAATGCGCTAAGCATTAATGTGCTTCCTCCTGATAAGGCAGCAGAAGCAGCCGGTGGTACTGGTTCCGGACAGTCCGCTTCCATAGGAAAAGACGATTATTTTGTAAGGATGGAAGTTTCCGACCGTAGTGTGTATGAGCAGGAAGGTTTTTTGGTGACGTTCAAATTGTATGCAGCGCGTATGTGCGGATTGGATAATGCTAAATTCCCGGAATTTGAAGGTTTCCTGGCACAAGAGATCGAGCAACCGGATCCACAATGGATACAAGCACATTATAATGGTCGTAATTATTTTACCGTTGTTTTGAAACAAACGGTTCTTTATCCGCAGCGTTCCGGAAAACTTACTATAGAAAGCGGGAAATTCGATGCTGTTATTCGTGTTCCGACCCAGCGGAAAATACGTAGTATCTTTGATGACTTTGCCGATACGTATGATAATGTAAAGAAAATATTGGTTTCAAGTCCTGTTACGATCGATGTGAAAGCGTTGCCATCGGGAAAACCGGCTTCATTCTCTGGCGCAGTGGGTAATTTCACCATGACATCGGACATTAATTCCAATAATGTAAAAACAAATGATGCGGTAACGATCAAACTGAAAATTACAGGTAACGGTAATATCAAACTGATAAAGAATCCGGAAGTTGTCTTCCCGAACGATTTCGATATTTTCGATCCGAAAGTAGAAACAGACGTGAAAACGACAGCAGCCGGAGTCAGTGGTAGCAAAACGATCGAATACATGGCTATTCCTCGTTATGCCGGCGATTTTGAAATACCGGCTATCTCTTTCTCTTATTTCGACCCTAAATCTGCCACTTATAAAACATTGAAATCGGAACCTTATAAATTGCATGTAGAGCAGGGCGAAGGAGGAAGCAGCAGCTCTCCGGTCGTTTCAAACTTCAGTAACAAGGAAAGTGTGAAGTATCTGGGCAAAGATATTCGTTTCTTGAAAGTAAAAGACTTCAATTTCGTTGCCAATAACGACATCTTCTTCGGATCGTTCATGTATTACATGTGCTATCTCGTTCCGGCAATTTTGTTCATAGTCTTTTTCTTCATTTACCGCAAGCAGGTGAAAGAGAATTCCAATATCGCATTAGTCCGTACCAAAAAGGCCAATAAGATCGCTGTAAAGAGATTGAAGAACGCCGGTAAGCTGATGAAGGAAAACAAGAAAGAAGAGTTCTACGATGAAGTTCTACGTGCTTTGTGGGGATATCTGAGTGATAAACTCAATATATCTCAGGCAAGCCTTACCAAGGACAATGTCGAGACCGAGTTGACCAGATATGGCGTGGATGAAGCCTTGATAAACGAATTTATGGATATTCTGAATACCTGCGAGTTTGCCCGTTATGCACCGGCACAGGCTTCGGATGCTATGGATAAATTATATGAGTTAACCGTAGATGCCATTGGTAAGATGGAGAATACAATTAAAAAGCAATAA
- a CDS encoding DNA-binding protein: MTKTITFNELRRIKDRLPDGSTHRIADELGLAVETVRNYFGGYNYKDGKSCGIHIEPGPDGGLVVLDDTTIFERALQILAETEGVSEAQQA, from the coding sequence ATGACAAAGACAATCACTTTTAATGAATTGCGCAGAATTAAAGACCGTTTGCCTGACGGTAGTACTCATCGTATCGCAGATGAGTTAGGTTTAGCAGTTGAAACTGTCCGTAATTATTTTGGTGGATATAATTATAAAGATGGTAAAAGCTGTGGGATACACATCGAACCGGGTCCTGATGGCGGTTTGGTAGTATTAGATGACACAACAATATTTGAACGTGCTTTACAGATACTGGCAGAAACAGAAGGCGTATCGGAAGCACAACAGGCGTAA
- a CDS encoding vWA domain-containing protein: protein MVFANPTYLYLLLLLIPMIGWYIWKLCKSQASLQVSSSEAFDAPGATSWKVYLRHVPFVLRMAAIAVLIIILARPQSTNSWQNTSTEGIDIVMAMDISSSMLAQDFKPNRLEASKDVAASFINGRPNDNIGLVVFAAESFTQCPLTTDHTVLLNLFKDIQPGIIQDGTAIGLGLANSVSRIKDSQAKSKVIILLTDGVNNAGEIAPVTAAEIAKTFGIRIYAIGVGTQGSAPYPFQTAFGVQYQNIPVEIDEPTLKQIAATTGGQYFRATDNTSLKEIYSEIDKMEKTKISVQQYSKKQEEYKNWALLLFALLLVEILLRNTLLRNIP, encoded by the coding sequence ATGGTATTTGCAAATCCTACATATCTGTATTTGTTATTGCTGCTTATCCCGATGATAGGATGGTATATCTGGAAGCTCTGCAAAAGTCAGGCTAGTTTGCAGGTATCTTCTTCGGAAGCATTCGATGCACCGGGGGCAACTTCGTGGAAAGTGTATCTGCGGCATGTCCCTTTTGTCCTGAGAATGGCAGCAATAGCTGTACTTATTATTATATTGGCACGTCCGCAGTCGACGAATAGCTGGCAGAACACTTCTACGGAAGGTATCGACATTGTCATGGCGATGGATATTTCCAGTAGTATGTTAGCACAGGACTTTAAGCCGAACCGTCTGGAAGCATCCAAAGATGTGGCAGCTTCCTTCATCAACGGTCGTCCGAACGATAACATCGGACTGGTGGTTTTTGCGGCTGAAAGTTTTACGCAATGTCCGCTTACAACCGACCATACCGTGCTGTTGAATCTGTTCAAGGATATCCAACCGGGTATTATCCAGGATGGAACAGCGATCGGTTTGGGACTGGCAAATTCGGTAAGTCGTATCAAAGACAGCCAGGCTAAATCGAAAGTGATCATCTTGCTTACCGACGGTGTGAACAATGCCGGCGAGATCGCCCCTGTTACGGCAGCTGAAATTGCCAAGACATTCGGTATACGTATTTATGCGATCGGGGTGGGGACACAAGGTTCTGCTCCTTATCCTTTCCAGACCGCATTCGGCGTACAATATCAGAATATTCCTGTCGAGATCGACGAACCGACTTTGAAGCAGATCGCAGCAACGACCGGCGGACAGTATTTCCGTGCAACGGATAATACAAGTCTGAAGGAAATCTATTCTGAGATCGACAAGATGGAAAAGACCAAGATCAGTGTACAGCAATACAGCAAGAAACAGGAAGAATATAAGAACTGGGCTTTGCTGTTATTCGCTTTGCTTTTGGTTGAGATTTTATTGAGAAATACATTGTTAAGAAATATACCGTAA
- a CDS encoding phosphatase PAP2 family protein, with product MVEKILAYERDLFFMLNGSDSPFLDRFMWLFSGKAVWLPLAAFILIVLLYKKKWKESILILLGIVLVVTLCDQFASHVCKPIFTRFRPTHHPDFMDQVKTVFDYRGGRYGFISSHAANAFGFATYMSLLFRYRLFTWTIFLWAALTAYTRVYLGVHFISDIVPGAIAGVFFGWLVYWLYVKVHPVVTGSDGKVSAIYSDSRKRIIVYAIFITTLLIAIFNVPLAGWLR from the coding sequence ATGGTAGAAAAAATATTAGCTTACGAACGAGATTTGTTCTTCATGCTTAACGGCAGCGATTCTCCTTTTCTTGACCGCTTTATGTGGTTGTTTTCAGGAAAGGCAGTTTGGCTGCCGTTAGCAGCTTTTATATTGATCGTATTGCTGTATAAAAAGAAATGGAAAGAGTCCATTCTGATCCTGTTGGGTATAGTGCTTGTTGTCACTCTTTGTGACCAGTTTGCTTCTCATGTGTGTAAACCCATTTTTACCCGTTTCCGTCCGACTCATCATCCGGACTTTATGGATCAGGTGAAAACTGTTTTTGATTACCGGGGAGGTAGATATGGTTTTATTTCCAGCCATGCGGCAAATGCATTTGGTTTTGCAACCTATATGTCGTTGCTTTTCCGCTACCGCTTATTTACATGGACTATTTTCCTTTGGGCAGCTCTTACTGCTTATACACGCGTTTATCTGGGAGTTCATTTTATATCAGATATCGTACCGGGAGCCATCGCCGGAGTCTTTTTCGGTTGGTTGGTATATTGGCTGTATGTAAAAGTGCATCCGGTCGTTACCGGTTCGGACGGGAAAGTCAGCGCCATCTATTCAGACAGCCGGAAACGTATTATTGTGTATGCTATATTTATCACAACCTTGCTAATCGCCATCTTTAATGTACCTTTAGCAGGCTGGTTAAGATAA